Genomic segment of Rhodococcus rhodochrous:
CCGCGACGCTGCTCGTCTACGGTCTCGCGACCGGTGCGGCGGCGCTGTCGACGTCGGTGGCGATGCTCATCGCCCTGCGGTTCGTCGTCGGACTCGGACTCGGCGCAGAACTGCCGGTCGCGTCGACGCTGGTCAGTGAATTCGCGCCCCGCAAGGTGCGAGGGCGCGTGGTCGTCGCCCTCGAGGCGTTCTGGGCGGTCGGCTGGCTGCTGGCCGCTCTCATCGGCTATTTCGTCGTTCCTACCAGCGACAACGGATGGCGGTGGGCGCTCGCCGTCGGTCTCGTCCCGGCCGCCTACGCCCTCGTCGTGCGGTTCGGCCTACCCGAATCGGTGCGCTATCTCGAAAGTCGCGGACGGCACGCGGAAGCCGAGGCGATCGTGCGGGACTACGAGCGCTCGGCCGGGGTCACCTCTGTTCCGGAGGACAGCGACGATACGGACGACAGCGACGATACGAACGACAGCGACGATACGAACGACAGCGAACAGTCCGTCGCAGAAGTCGAGCGTGCACCCCGCGGATCGGTGTGGGCGCCGAACCTGCGCCGCCGCACCGCGGCGCTGTGGATCGTGTGGTTCGGCATCAACTTCTCGTACTACGGCGCGTTCATCTGGCTGCCGAGCCTGCTCGTCGCGCAGGGCTTCGACCTGGTCACCTCGTTCGGCTACACGTTGCTCATCACGCTCGCTCAGCTACCGGGCTACGGCGTCGCGGCGTGGCTGATCGAGGTGTGGGGACGCCGCCTGACGCTGGGGGTCTTCCTCGCCGGGTCGGCCGTCTCGGCGGGGTTGTTCGGGCTCGCCGAGACTCCGGGAACGATCGTCGCGGCGGGCATGGCGCTGTCGTTCTTCAACCTGGGCGCATGGGGTGCCCTGTACGCGATCGGACCCGAGCTGTATCCCACGCCGGTGCGGGGTGCCGGCACCGGTTCGGCGGCGGCCTTCGGGCGGCTCGCGTCGATCATCGCGCCGCTGCTGGTGCCGGTGCTGCTGGGCGCCGGCGGCAACGGTCTCGTCTTCGGTGCGTTCGCGGCATCGTTCGTCGTCGCCGCGCTCGCGGCGTTCACGCTGCCCGAGCGGGCCGGGACGGTTCTCGACGAGAGGTGACCTCGGGAACCGCCCCGGCCGGTGCTCAGAGACGCTCGCGCAGTTCGACCTTGCGGATCTTGCCCGAGGCGGTCTTCGGCAGGGCACCGAAGACGATGCTGTCGGGAACCTTGAAACCGGCGAGCTGCGAACGCACATGCGCGCGCAGTTCCGCTTCGTCGGTACTCGCGCCGCTGCGCAGTGCCACGTAGGCGACGGGACGTTCGCCCCACTTCTCGCTCGGCGCCGCGACGACGGCGGCCTCGAGAACGGCCGGGTGGCTGATGAGCGCCGCTTCGACCTCGACGGACGAGATGTTCTCGCCACCGGAGATGATGACGTCCTTCGCGCGGTCGCGGATCTCGATGTAGCCGTCCGGATGCATGACGCCGATGTCGCCGGTGCGGAACCAGCCGTCCGGCACGGCGCGGGCGGTCGCGTCCGGGTTGTTGTAGTAACCGAGCATCACGTTGTTGCCGCGCAGCGCGATCTCACCGGTCGTCTCGCCGTCGGCGGGAACGTCGGATCCCATCGGGTCGACGATGCGGAGTTCGCCGGCCACGACGTTGCCCACGCCCTGCCGGGAGCGCAGCCGTGCCTTCTCGTCCTCGGGGAGGACGTCCCACTCCGAACGCCACTCGCAGATCGCCGCCGGACCGTACGTCTCGGTGAGCCCGTACAGGTGGGTGATGTCGAGTCCGAGCGCGGTGCACCGCTCGATGAGGGCGGGTGCCGGCGGTGCGCCACCGATAGCGGCGACGACACGGTGATCGATGCCGCCCGCGTTGGGGGCGTCGACCAGCGACGCGAGGACGGTCGGCGCGCCGCACAGGTGCGTGACGTTCTCGGTGCGGACGAGATCCCAGATCCGCTCGGGGTCGACCTTGGGCAGACACACGTGCGTGCCACCGGCGGCTGTGACGGCCCAGGTGAACGTCCAGCCGTTGCAGTGGAACATCGGCAGCGTCCACAGATAGGTGGATCCGCTGTCCAGCCCGAAATGCGCCACCATCGCCAGGGCCTGCAGGTAGGCGCCGCGCGCGTGGTACATCACGCCCTTCGGATCACCCGTCGTGCCGGACGTGTAGTTCAGGGCGATCATGGTGCGCTCGTCGGCGAGCGGCACGTACCGGTGACGGGCGGCGGCGAGCCTGTCCTCGTAGTCGTCGCCGACGACCGTGATCGACGGCAGATCGGCTGTCGCCTCGCGTGCCAGATCGGCCAGCGACTCCTCGACGAGCAGGACCCGGCTGCCCGAGTGCTCGAGGATGAACCGCAGCTCCGGTGCGGTGAGGCGCGTGTTGAGCGAGACGAGCACGGCGCCCGCGTAGAGCACGCCGTAGTGCGCCTCGAGCATCAGCGAGGTGTTCGGCGCGAGTACTGCGACACGGTCGCCGGGTTCGACACCGAGAGCGTGCAGCATGCCCGACTGTCGCAGGCACCGATCGCGCAATTCGGCGTAGGTGCGACGGACGTCGCCGTCCACCATTGCGAGGTCGTCACGGAAGACCCGGGCGGAACGGTCGAGAAATGCCGTGGGCGTGAGTGTTTCGAAACTGAATTGCTCGGTCACGTCTGTCGGTGCTCCTTCGGATTACGTCGCGCGCGCACTCCCCATCGCGAACGATGATGCGCACACCTCCCCGTGTGCTGCGAGGGCGATGCCCATTCTTCCAAGAGCCGTTACCGATCTTGAACAGGGTCCACCCCTTTTCCGTACCGGCCGAACGCTCCGTCTGCCGTTGACCGGACCCGGAATCCGGCGTTCACTGAGAGGCACCGTGCCCGTCCACGAGAGAAGGCGAGCGGTATGAGTGCTCGGCAGAACGAAGCCCGCCGAACCTCCCGTCCGGCGCGGCGGCCGACCGCGACGCGCGCGAGGGCCACGGGGACGGAGGCTCCCGCCGAGCCTGTGCGGACGCGCAGCCGTCGACCTCGCGAGCCCGAGCCCACCGCGCGGCGTCGGTCCCGCGACTCCGATACCGGGTTGCGGCGTCGGGATCGCGACCCCGGAACCGGCTCGCGGCGCACCTCGACCCGAACCTCGTCCCGATCGACCACTCGGACATCGACCCGTTCGGACGCCACGCCCCGCTCTCGTGCGAAGCCGGCACCTCCGAAGGAGAGGCAACGACCACGTCCGCCGGCGAACGACGCCCGGGCCGGGAAACCCACCCGCCCCGCACGTGAGCGGACACGATCCGATCAGCCACAGCCGAAGCCCCCATCGCTCCTCGAGAGGCTGAAGGATGCGCTGCG
This window contains:
- a CDS encoding MFS transporter, whose translation is MTTRTQRLDDLPFTGRHRRLLTGSGVGWALDAMDVGLISFVMAALAVQWDLSSTQLSWIGSIGFVGMAIGASLGGLLADRIGRRQVFAATLLVYGLATGAAALSTSVAMLIALRFVVGLGLGAELPVASTLVSEFAPRKVRGRVVVALEAFWAVGWLLAALIGYFVVPTSDNGWRWALAVGLVPAAYALVVRFGLPESVRYLESRGRHAEAEAIVRDYERSAGVTSVPEDSDDTDDSDDTNDSDDTNDSEQSVAEVERAPRGSVWAPNLRRRTAALWIVWFGINFSYYGAFIWLPSLLVAQGFDLVTSFGYTLLITLAQLPGYGVAAWLIEVWGRRLTLGVFLAGSAVSAGLFGLAETPGTIVAAGMALSFFNLGAWGALYAIGPELYPTPVRGAGTGSAAAFGRLASIIAPLLVPVLLGAGGNGLVFGAFAASFVVAALAAFTLPERAGTVLDER
- a CDS encoding AMP-binding protein encodes the protein MTEQFSFETLTPTAFLDRSARVFRDDLAMVDGDVRRTYAELRDRCLRQSGMLHALGVEPGDRVAVLAPNTSLMLEAHYGVLYAGAVLVSLNTRLTAPELRFILEHSGSRVLLVEESLADLAREATADLPSITVVGDDYEDRLAAARHRYVPLADERTMIALNYTSGTTGDPKGVMYHARGAYLQALAMVAHFGLDSGSTYLWTLPMFHCNGWTFTWAVTAAGGTHVCLPKVDPERIWDLVRTENVTHLCGAPTVLASLVDAPNAGGIDHRVVAAIGGAPPAPALIERCTALGLDITHLYGLTETYGPAAICEWRSEWDVLPEDEKARLRSRQGVGNVVAGELRIVDPMGSDVPADGETTGEIALRGNNVMLGYYNNPDATARAVPDGWFRTGDIGVMHPDGYIEIRDRAKDVIISGGENISSVEVEAALISHPAVLEAAVVAAPSEKWGERPVAYVALRSGASTDEAELRAHVRSQLAGFKVPDSIVFGALPKTASGKIRKVELRERL